In a genomic window of Xenopus laevis strain J_2021 chromosome 5S, Xenopus_laevis_v10.1, whole genome shotgun sequence:
- the sult6b1.2.S gene encoding sulfotransferase 6B1 isoform X2, with translation MASRKLFLKEVENMMDACKDIPQDDMLFTYNGTLYPKTICHPETFKAMESFQLREDDLLIVSYPKCGSNWTYQILQDILYAVHKKEESIIGIPMLEFGLPDKYEMLVVFRNPKDTAVSFYHFYNNNPGLPNYSSWDTFFQDFTSGNVCFGSYFDYALTWNKHIDDENVLIMTFEEMKEDLYKAVKKICIFFGYSLTEEQVQYISDKGTFKSMKEKSGETHGYFGKVLFRKGDVGDWKNHFSEAQSKEMDAKFEEYLAGTKLGNKMKYNIYC, from the exons ATGGCTAGTAGGAAGCTATTCCTTAAGGAGGTTGAAAATATGATGGATGCTTGTAAAGATATTCCACAGGATGATATGCTCTTTACATACAATGGAACCTTATACCCCAAAACAATATGCCATCCAGAAACATTTAAGGCTATGGAATCATTTCAGTTAAGAGAGGATGATTTACTGATTGTTTCTTATCCTAAATGTG GATCCAACTGGACTTATCAAATATTACAGGACATATTATATGCTGTGCACAAAAAAGAAGAATCAATCATTGGAATACCAATGTTGGAATTTGGACTTCCTGATAAATATGAG ATGCTAGTGGTTTTTCGGAATCCAAAAGACACAGCAGTATCCTTCTACCATTTTTACAACAACAACCCAGGTCTTCCCAACTACAGTTCATGGGATACATTCTTCCAGGATTTCACAAGCGGAAATG TTTGCTTTGGATCATATTTTGATTATGCTCTTACGTGGAACAAACacattgatgatgaaaatgtgtTGATAATGACTTTTGAAGAGATGAAAGAG GATTTATACAAAGCAGTGAAGAAGATATGCATATTCTTTGGATATTCGCTGACTGAGGAGCAAGTCCAATATATTTCAGACAAAGGCACATTCAAGTCTATGAAGGAGAAATCAGGTGAAACTCATGGTTATTTTGGGAAAGTTCTTTTTAGAAAAG GTGATGTTGGAGACtggaaaaatcatttttctgAAGCTCAAAGCAAAGAAATGGATGCCAAATTTGAAGAATATTTAGCAGGAACAAAGcttggaaataaaatgaaatacaacATATATTGCTAG
- the sult6b1.2.S gene encoding sulfotransferase 6B1 isoform X1 has translation MASRKLFLKEVENMMDACKDIPQDDMLFTYNGTLYPKTICHPETFKAMESFQLREDDLLIVSYPKCGSNWTYQILQDILYAVHKKEESIIGIPMLEFGLPDKYEKYNQEPSPRVFTTHFQYGNMPKSVFTRNVKMLVVFRNPKDTAVSFYHFYNNNPGLPNYSSWDTFFQDFTSGNVCFGSYFDYALTWNKHIDDENVLIMTFEEMKEDLYKAVKKICIFFGYSLTEEQVQYISDKGTFKSMKEKSGETHGYFGKVLFRKGDVGDWKNHFSEAQSKEMDAKFEEYLAGTKLGNKMKYNIYC, from the exons ATGGCTAGTAGGAAGCTATTCCTTAAGGAGGTTGAAAATATGATGGATGCTTGTAAAGATATTCCACAGGATGATATGCTCTTTACATACAATGGAACCTTATACCCCAAAACAATATGCCATCCAGAAACATTTAAGGCTATGGAATCATTTCAGTTAAGAGAGGATGATTTACTGATTGTTTCTTATCCTAAATGTG GATCCAACTGGACTTATCAAATATTACAGGACATATTATATGCTGTGCACAAAAAAGAAGAATCAATCATTGGAATACCAATGTTGGAATTTGGACTTCCTGATAAATATGAG AAATACAACCAAGAACCTTCACCAAGAGTCTTTACCACACATTTTCAGTATGGTAACATGCCAAAATCTGTGTTTACAAGAAATGTAAAG ATGCTAGTGGTTTTTCGGAATCCAAAAGACACAGCAGTATCCTTCTACCATTTTTACAACAACAACCCAGGTCTTCCCAACTACAGTTCATGGGATACATTCTTCCAGGATTTCACAAGCGGAAATG TTTGCTTTGGATCATATTTTGATTATGCTCTTACGTGGAACAAACacattgatgatgaaaatgtgtTGATAATGACTTTTGAAGAGATGAAAGAG GATTTATACAAAGCAGTGAAGAAGATATGCATATTCTTTGGATATTCGCTGACTGAGGAGCAAGTCCAATATATTTCAGACAAAGGCACATTCAAGTCTATGAAGGAGAAATCAGGTGAAACTCATGGTTATTTTGGGAAAGTTCTTTTTAGAAAAG GTGATGTTGGAGACtggaaaaatcatttttctgAAGCTCAAAGCAAAGAAATGGATGCCAAATTTGAAGAATATTTAGCAGGAACAAAGcttggaaataaaatgaaatacaacATATATTGCTAG